A DNA window from Peromyscus leucopus breed LL Stock chromosome 3, UCI_PerLeu_2.1, whole genome shotgun sequence contains the following coding sequences:
- the Tex37 gene encoding testis-expressed sequence 37 protein isoform X2 yields MACMVNPKKQAKLDAQLRNKEFYRPVPNPNPRLEDGYPAFKRPYMTARDLGLPGFFPPQAPVAPVKNESRFTSTCHAAYPASLALYMAQFEPHRLHQRADFPCLMEPELQPAPDVAKGYLLLPGCSCPSHQRVKVPILNRWGPLMPFYQ; encoded by the exons ATGGCATGTATGGTGAACCCAAAAAAG CAGGCCAAACTTGACGCTCAGCTCCGAAACAAAGAGTTTTACCGGCCAGTGCCCAACCCCAACCCCAGATTGGAGGATGGATACCCTGCCTTCAAAAGACCTTACATGACTGCGAGAGACTTGGGACTCCCTGGCTTCTTCCCGCCCCAGGCTCCGGTAGCCCCTGTGAAGAACGAGAGCAGGTTCACCAGCACCTGCCATGCGGCGTACCCAGCTTCCCTGGCTCTGTACATGGCCCAGTTTGAGCCCCACCGGCTTCATCAGAGAGCAGACTTCCCGTGCCTCATGGAGCCTGAGCTGCAGCCTGCTCCAGATGTGGCCAAAGGCTACCTTCTACTCCCTGGCTGTTCCTGCCCTTCTCATCAGAGAGTCAAGGTCCCCATCTTGAACAGGTGGGGCCCCTTGATGCCGTTTTACCAGTAG
- the Tex37 gene encoding testis-expressed sequence 37 protein isoform X1 → MACMVNPKKNYVDLDIYQSSYMVDYKPFTKHKYSRVTPQEQAKLDAQLRNKEFYRPVPNPNPRLEDGYPAFKRPYMTARDLGLPGFFPPQAPVAPVKNESRFTSTCHAAYPASLALYMAQFEPHRLHQRADFPCLMEPELQPAPDVAKGYLLLPGCSCPSHQRVKVPILNRWGPLMPFYQ, encoded by the exons ATGGCATGTATGGTGAACCCAAAAAAG AACTACGTGGACCTAGACATATACCAGAGCTCGTACATGGTCGACTATAAGCCCTTCACGAAGCACAAATACTCCAGAGTCACGCCACAAGAG CAGGCCAAACTTGACGCTCAGCTCCGAAACAAAGAGTTTTACCGGCCAGTGCCCAACCCCAACCCCAGATTGGAGGATGGATACCCTGCCTTCAAAAGACCTTACATGACTGCGAGAGACTTGGGACTCCCTGGCTTCTTCCCGCCCCAGGCTCCGGTAGCCCCTGTGAAGAACGAGAGCAGGTTCACCAGCACCTGCCATGCGGCGTACCCAGCTTCCCTGGCTCTGTACATGGCCCAGTTTGAGCCCCACCGGCTTCATCAGAGAGCAGACTTCCCGTGCCTCATGGAGCCTGAGCTGCAGCCTGCTCCAGATGTGGCCAAAGGCTACCTTCTACTCCCTGGCTGTTCCTGCCCTTCTCATCAGAGAGTCAAGGTCCCCATCTTGAACAGGTGGGGCCCCTTGATGCCGTTTTACCAGTAG